The uncultured Desulfobacter sp. DNA window GATCGGCGGCTGTATTGTAGCCGTGGTGGCCGGCGTGGTGGGCTGTCTTGTGGTGCTTCGCCGCATGGCCTTTCTAGGGGATGCCCTGTCCCATGCCATGATTGCCGGCGTGGCCGGCGGCTATTTGATCATGAAGCTGTTTTTCGGCCTGGAGGCCCATGCTCCGGGCATGCTGTTAGGCTCTCTTATGGCTGCGGTGACTACGGTGGCACTGATCAGCTTTGTTTCCCGGATTTCCAGGGTCAAGGAGGATGCCGCCATCGGCATTATGTACACGGGGATTTTTGCCTTGGGCGTGGTGGCGGTGTCTATTTTCAGGCATTATATTCACATTGACCTGATGCACTTTATCATGGGGGATATCTTAGGGGTGGCCGATACCGACCTTTGGGTCAGCGCCTTTGTGGCCGCTTTCGTTTTAACGGTGCTGGTCCTTTTTTTCCGCCATTTTCAGCTGACCACCTTTGACCCGGTTATGGCGGCCTCCATCGGACTGCCGGTGCTGGCCTTGGATTATCTTTTGACCACCCTGGTCTCTTTGGTGGTGGTTTCTGCGGTGAGCATGGTGGGGGTGATCCTTGTGGTGGGGCTTTTAATTACGCCGGCGGCAACGGCTTATCTCTTAAGCGACCGTCTGGACAAAATGATGTGGCTGTCGGCCCTGTTCGGTGTCACCAGTGTTATCGGCGGCCTTTACCTTTGTGTCTGGCTGGATTCTTCGGGGGGCGGGGCCATCATGCTGTTTTGCACGGTTCAGTTTCTGGTGGTGCTGGTGGTTGCCCCCAAGTACGGCCTGTTATCGCGGTGGATGCGGATGCGCAGCCTCATTCCACAGCAATTGGTTGAAGATATCCTGACAACGGTGCTGCGACATGACGGGCCCGCCCCTTTGGTCCTTATACAAAAATATGCCGGGCCGGTTAAAAACATGGGCCGGGTATTAAAAAAGAT harbors:
- a CDS encoding iron chelate uptake ABC transporter family permease subunit, with the translated sequence MGDWLLAPLAQTYFQKALIGGCIVAVVAGVVGCLVVLRRMAFLGDALSHAMIAGVAGGYLIMKLFFGLEAHAPGMLLGSLMAAVTTVALISFVSRISRVKEDAAIGIMYTGIFALGVVAVSIFRHYIHIDLMHFIMGDILGVADTDLWVSAFVAAFVLTVLVLFFRHFQLTTFDPVMAASIGLPVLALDYLLTTLVSLVVVSAVSMVGVILVVGLLITPAATAYLLSDRLDKMMWLSALFGVTSVIGGLYLCVWLDSSGGGAIMLFCTVQFLVVLVVAPKYGLLSRWMRMRSLIPQQLVEDILTTVLRHDGPAPLVLIQKYAGPVKNMGRVLKKMIQDGELTLTEQGYALTPKGKDEAQKMLRAHRLWETYLKQIGTPEHEVHATAHRLEHLGGNAAAYIDQKLGQPETDPHGRPIPEKSQPPGAP